The following coding sequences are from one Armatimonadota bacterium window:
- a CDS encoding GxxExxY protein: MDADARRQELDETTDRVIGCALKVGNALGCGFLEKIYENALALELEKAGLSPQQQQAVAVYYDGKPVGDFVADLLVEGRVVVELKAAKALDDVHMAQCLDYLKATGLTVCLLINFGKPKVEVKRIVRGF, encoded by the coding sequence ATGGACGCCGATGCACGCCGACAAGAGTTGGATGAGACAACGGACCGGGTAATCGGCTGCGCCCTGAAGGTCGGCAACGCTCTGGGATGCGGCTTCCTGGAGAAGATCTATGAGAACGCTCTGGCGCTGGAGCTGGAAAAAGCCGGCCTCAGCCCGCAGCAGCAGCAGGCAGTCGCGGTTTACTATGACGGTAAGCCGGTTGGCGACTTCGTTGCCGACCTGTTAGTGGAGGGACGGGTCGTTGTCGAGCTGAAAGCGGCGAAGGCCCTGGACGATGTGCACATGGCGCAGTGCCTGGACTACCTGAAGGCCACGGGGCTTACCGTCTGCCTGCTCATCAATTTCGGAAAGCCGAAGGTGGAAGTGAAGCGGATTGTCAGGGGCTTCTAG